From a single Leclercia sp. AS011 genomic region:
- the fadL gene encoding long-chain fatty acid transporter FadL: protein MSQKTLFKKTALAIAVAIVSTSAWSAGFQLNEFSSSGLGRAYSGEGAIADDAGNASRNPALITMFDRPTFSIGAVYIDPDVNVTGNSALTGQSADQDNIAPTAWVPNVHFVMPINDQFGWGASVTSNYGLATEFNDSYAAGIYGGKTDLETLNLNLSGAYRLNSNWSFGLGFDAVYAKAKIERYAGSLGPLLTRQLTGRVPPSYLGGINEPDDQIAYLKGDEWGFGWNAGILYELDKNNRWGLTYRSEVKIDFDGDYKSSINPNLSAIFGSMGLAGLPAGTGGNTENGSLSLHLPEMWEVSGYNLVAPQWAVHYSLTYTSWSQFQELKATGNNGQTLFYKDESFKDAYRIALGTTYYYDKNWTFRTGIAFDDSPVPADKRSISIPDQDRLWLSAGMTYAFNDDASIDVGASYMHGQKVSFTEGEGPAAYNFTSEGKAWLFGTNFNYAF, encoded by the coding sequence ATGAGCCAGAAAACCCTGTTCAAAAAAACTGCGCTCGCAATCGCAGTGGCAATCGTCTCCACCTCCGCCTGGTCTGCGGGCTTTCAGCTGAATGAGTTCTCTTCCTCAGGTCTGGGCCGCGCCTATTCCGGGGAAGGTGCTATCGCTGATGACGCAGGGAATGCGAGCCGTAACCCGGCGCTGATCACCATGTTTGATCGCCCGACCTTCTCTATCGGTGCCGTTTATATCGATCCTGATGTGAACGTCACGGGTAACTCCGCCTTAACAGGACAGAGTGCAGACCAGGACAATATCGCCCCAACCGCCTGGGTGCCAAACGTGCACTTTGTTATGCCAATCAACGATCAGTTCGGCTGGGGTGCGTCTGTCACCTCCAACTATGGTCTGGCAACCGAATTTAACGACAGCTACGCGGCGGGGATCTACGGCGGTAAAACCGATCTGGAAACCCTCAACCTGAATCTGAGCGGTGCGTATCGTCTGAATAGCAACTGGAGCTTTGGCCTGGGCTTTGATGCCGTTTACGCGAAAGCTAAAATTGAGCGTTATGCGGGCTCACTGGGTCCACTGCTGACGCGTCAGCTGACCGGCCGTGTGCCACCATCCTATCTGGGTGGGATCAACGAGCCTGACGACCAGATTGCCTACCTGAAAGGTGACGAGTGGGGCTTTGGCTGGAACGCCGGTATTCTGTATGAGCTGGATAAAAACAACCGCTGGGGTCTGACCTACCGTTCAGAAGTGAAGATCGACTTCGACGGCGACTATAAGAGCTCCATCAACCCTAACCTGAGTGCCATCTTTGGCAGTATGGGTCTGGCCGGTCTTCCGGCGGGAACCGGCGGCAATACCGAGAACGGTTCTCTGTCGCTGCATCTGCCAGAAATGTGGGAAGTCTCCGGGTATAACCTCGTGGCACCGCAGTGGGCTGTTCACTATAGCCTGACCTACACCAGCTGGAGCCAGTTCCAGGAGCTGAAGGCCACCGGCAACAACGGTCAAACCCTGTTCTATAAAGATGAAAGCTTTAAAGATGCGTACCGTATCGCGCTGGGTACTACCTACTACTACGATAAGAACTGGACCTTCCGCACCGGTATCGCCTTTGATGACAGCCCGGTTCCGGCCGACAAGCGCTCCATCTCCATCCCGGATCAGGACCGTCTGTGGCTGAGCGCCGGTATGACCTACGCCTTCAATGATGATGCCTCTATCGACGTGGGCGCATCTTATATGCATGGCCAGAAGGTCAGCTTCACCGAGGGCGAAGGCCCGGCTGCGTATAACTTCACTTCTGAAGGCAAGGCGTGGCTGTTCGGAACCAACTTTAACTACGCGTTCTAA
- a CDS encoding formate/nitrite transporter family protein, whose amino-acid sequence MDELKEEKIDKHTEELEVESEEKRRGKEIEVDEDQLPSRAMAIHEHIRQDGEKELERDAMALLWSAIAAGLSMSASFLAKGIFHVQFEGIPGGLVLENLGYTFGFIIVIMARQQLFTENTVTAVLPVMQSPTWGNFGLLMRLWSVVLFGNIIGTGVAAWAFEYMPIFDEATRDAFVKIGTGVMENSPLEMFSNAIISGWIVATMVWMFPSAGSAKIVVIILMTWLIALADTTHIVVGTVEILYLVFNGTIHWSEFFWPFAIPTLAGNICGGTFIFALLSHAQIRNDMSNKRKAEMKAREKAQRQEAEEGKKSA is encoded by the coding sequence ATGGACGAACTCAAAGAAGAGAAAATAGACAAACATACTGAAGAACTGGAAGTTGAAAGCGAGGAGAAACGCCGGGGAAAGGAGATTGAGGTCGATGAGGACCAGCTCCCCTCGCGCGCGATGGCCATCCACGAACATATTCGCCAGGACGGTGAAAAAGAGCTGGAGCGTGACGCCATGGCCCTGCTGTGGTCGGCCATCGCCGCCGGGCTATCGATGAGCGCCTCCTTTCTGGCAAAAGGGATATTTCACGTCCAGTTTGAAGGCATCCCCGGCGGGCTGGTGCTGGAAAACCTCGGGTATACCTTTGGCTTTATCATTGTGATTATGGCGCGCCAGCAGCTGTTTACCGAGAATACCGTTACCGCGGTGCTGCCGGTGATGCAGAGCCCGACATGGGGCAATTTCGGCCTGCTGATGCGCCTGTGGAGCGTGGTATTATTCGGGAATATTATCGGCACCGGCGTCGCGGCATGGGCGTTTGAATATATGCCGATTTTTGACGAGGCCACCCGCGATGCCTTTGTAAAAATCGGGACTGGGGTGATGGAAAACAGCCCGCTCGAGATGTTCTCCAACGCCATTATCTCCGGCTGGATCGTCGCCACCATGGTGTGGATGTTCCCGTCTGCCGGCTCGGCCAAAATCGTGGTTATCATTCTGATGACCTGGCTTATCGCGCTGGCCGATACCACCCATATTGTGGTGGGCACGGTAGAGATTTTATATCTGGTCTTTAACGGCACCATCCACTGGAGCGAGTTTTTCTGGCCCTTTGCGATCCCTACTCTGGCAGGCAATATCTGCGGCGGCACCTTTATTTTTGCCCTGCTGAGCCATGCGCAAATCCGTAACGATATGTCGAATAAGCGTAAAGCCGAGATGAAAGCCAGAGAGAAGGCCCAGCGGCAGGAAGCGGAAGAAGGGAAAAAATCGGCCTGA
- the smrB gene encoding endonuclease SmrB: MKKKTSLSEEDQTLFRQLMTGTRKIKQDTIVHPPLRKKVSEVPVKRLIQEQADASHYFSDEFQPLLNTEGAVKYVRADVSHFELKKLRRGDYSPELFLDLHGLTQMQAKQELGALIAACRREHLFCACVMHGHGKHILKQQTPLWLAQHPHVMAFHQAPKEYGGDAALLVLIEVEEWQPPELP; the protein is encoded by the coding sequence ATGAAAAAGAAAACATCGCTGAGCGAGGAGGATCAAACGCTGTTTCGTCAGCTGATGACCGGCACGCGTAAAATCAAGCAGGACACCATCGTCCACCCTCCGTTACGCAAAAAAGTGAGTGAAGTGCCGGTAAAACGGCTGATTCAGGAGCAGGCCGATGCCAGCCACTATTTTTCCGATGAGTTTCAGCCGCTGCTGAACACCGAGGGCGCGGTAAAATATGTGCGCGCGGACGTCAGCCATTTCGAGCTGAAAAAATTACGTCGGGGAGATTATTCGCCGGAGCTGTTTCTCGATCTGCACGGGTTAACCCAGATGCAGGCCAAACAGGAGCTGGGCGCGCTGATTGCGGCCTGCCGCCGGGAACATCTGTTCTGCGCCTGCGTGATGCACGGCCACGGAAAGCATATCCTCAAGCAGCAAACCCCGTTGTGGCTTGCCCAGCATCCGCACGTGATGGCTTTTCATCAGGCACCGAAAGAGTACGGCGGTGATGCCGCCTTGCTGGTGCTGATTGAAGTAGAAGAGTGGCAACCGCCTGAGCTGCCCTGA
- a CDS encoding isochorismatase family protein, giving the protein MSKALLIIDMQNFVKERIQQGVDHFPPTGIENMASVIEQFRASGRPVIHVRHQTPEQGSPLHHSSPASQPLESFEERPGEPVFIKHTSSAFSSTGLLAHLREAAISEIVVIGAVAGFCVNSTVRMGADLGLKMTVINDAVLSFELEKSQLSAKAIHDVTLALLGAGFAQVIATEELNVH; this is encoded by the coding sequence ATGTCAAAAGCGCTACTCATCATCGATATGCAGAATTTTGTAAAAGAGAGAATTCAACAGGGCGTGGATCACTTCCCTCCTACCGGCATCGAAAACATGGCTTCGGTCATTGAACAATTCAGAGCATCTGGCCGCCCGGTCATCCATGTGCGCCATCAGACGCCTGAGCAGGGTTCGCCTCTTCATCACAGCTCGCCAGCAAGCCAGCCCCTGGAATCATTTGAAGAGCGCCCTGGCGAACCGGTATTTATCAAACACACCTCCTCTGCATTCAGTTCCACGGGATTACTGGCGCATCTCCGGGAGGCCGCTATTTCAGAGATAGTGGTTATCGGTGCCGTGGCAGGATTTTGCGTTAACTCCACCGTCAGAATGGGTGCCGACCTTGGATTAAAAATGACGGTGATAAACGATGCGGTGCTCAGCTTTGAGCTGGAAAAATCTCAGCTCAGCGCGAAAGCTATTCATGATGTCACTCTGGCGCTGCTCGGGGCCGGTTTTGCTCAGGTTATCGCCACAGAGGAATTAAACGTCCACTGA
- the mlaA gene encoding phospholipid-binding lipoprotein MlaA: MKLRLSVVALGTTLLMGCASSSGEQQGRSDPLEGFNRTMYSFNYNVLDPYLVRPVAVAWRDYVPQPARNGLSNFTSNLEEPAVMANFFLQGDPYQGMVHFTRFFLNTLLGMGGFIDVAGMANPKLQREQPHRFGSTLGHYNVGYGPYVHLPFYGSFTLRDDGGDAVDTLYPVLSWLTWPLSVGKWTLEGVESRAQLLDSDGLLRQSSDPYIMVREAYFQNHDFIANGGKLKPEDNPNAKAIENELSEIDAE, from the coding sequence ATGAAACTTCGGCTTTCGGTGGTTGCGCTGGGCACCACGTTGCTGATGGGTTGCGCCAGTTCTTCTGGCGAGCAGCAGGGGCGCTCCGATCCTCTGGAAGGATTTAACCGCACCATGTACAGCTTCAACTATAACGTGCTGGATCCTTATCTGGTGCGTCCGGTTGCGGTGGCATGGCGTGATTATGTTCCTCAACCTGCCCGTAACGGGCTGAGCAACTTCACCAGCAACCTTGAAGAGCCTGCGGTGATGGCGAACTTCTTCCTGCAGGGCGATCCCTATCAGGGGATGGTCCACTTCACCCGCTTCTTCCTGAATACCCTGTTAGGGATGGGTGGCTTTATTGACGTTGCCGGAATGGCGAATCCGAAGCTGCAACGCGAGCAGCCGCACCGTTTCGGTAGTACTCTGGGTCATTACAATGTGGGTTACGGCCCGTATGTTCATTTACCGTTCTACGGCAGCTTCACCCTGCGTGATGATGGCGGTGATGCGGTGGATACCCTCTATCCGGTGCTGTCGTGGCTGACATGGCCGCTGTCGGTGGGTAAATGGACGCTGGAAGGTGTGGAGTCGCGCGCACAGCTGCTGGATTCAGACGGTCTGCTGCGTCAGTCCTCCGATCCGTACATCATGGTGCGTGAAGCCTACTTCCAGAACCATGACTTCATTGCCAACGGCGGCAAGCTGAAACCGGAAGATAACCCGAACGCGAAAGCGATCGAGAATGAACTCTCTGAGATTGATGCGGAATAA
- the fadJ gene encoding fatty acid oxidation complex subunit alpha FadJ has protein sequence MEMTTAFTLNVRPDNVAVVTIDAPDEKMNTLKAEFGGQVRAILKQVRENKTLRGLVFISAKPDNFIAGADINMIARASSAQEAEALARQGQQIMTDIHALPIPVIAAIHGACLGGGLELALACHGRICTDDSKTVLGLPEVQLGLLPGSGGTQRLPRLVGVSTALEMILTGKQLRPRQALKVGLVDEVVPHAILLEAAVALALKDRPAGRQLPVRERVLAGPLGRTLLFKMVANKTEQKTHGNYPAAKRILEVIHTGLTQGSSSGYAAEAKAFGELAMTPQSRALRSLFFATTEMKKDPGSEAEPAPLDAIGVLGGGLMGGGIAFVSASKGKLPVRIKDINPKGINHALQYSWQLLDKKVKRRHIKASERDRQLALISGTTDYSGFRHRDVVIEAVFEDLALKQQMVAEVETHCAPHTIFASNTSSLPIGDIAAQAARPEQVIGLHFFSPVEKMPLVEVIPHASTSPQTVATIVKLAKMQGKTPVVVADKAGFYVNRILAPYINEAMRLLTEGEKVDHIDNALVKFGFPVGPIQLLDEVGIDTGTKIIPVLESAYGERFSAPANIVSAILNDDRKGRKNGRGFYLYDPKGRKSKKQVDPAIYGLIKPTGEGKLSATQCAERCVMMMLNEAARCFGEQVIRNARDGDIGAVFGIGFPPFLGGPFRYMDSIGAGEVVAILQRLAVQYGPRFTPCDTLLQMADQGLRFWPAKETDPVN, from the coding sequence ATGGAGATGACAACGGCGTTTACCCTCAATGTGCGTCCGGACAACGTGGCAGTGGTGACCATCGATGCGCCAGACGAAAAGATGAATACCCTGAAAGCCGAGTTTGGCGGTCAGGTCCGCGCGATCCTGAAGCAGGTGCGCGAAAACAAAACCCTGCGCGGGCTGGTGTTCATCTCGGCCAAGCCGGACAATTTTATTGCCGGGGCTGATATCAACATGATTGCCCGCGCCAGCAGCGCCCAGGAAGCGGAAGCGCTGGCCCGTCAGGGGCAGCAGATCATGACCGACATTCATGCCCTGCCGATCCCGGTGATTGCGGCGATCCATGGCGCCTGCCTTGGCGGCGGTCTGGAGCTGGCGCTGGCCTGCCACGGGCGAATCTGTACCGACGATAGCAAAACGGTGCTGGGCCTGCCGGAAGTGCAGCTCGGCTTGCTGCCCGGCTCGGGCGGCACCCAGCGTCTGCCGCGGCTGGTGGGCGTCAGCACGGCGCTGGAGATGATCCTCACCGGCAAACAGCTGCGTCCACGTCAGGCCCTGAAGGTCGGGCTGGTGGATGAGGTGGTTCCGCATGCCATTCTGCTGGAGGCCGCGGTGGCGCTGGCGCTGAAAGATAGACCGGCTGGTCGTCAATTACCGGTGCGCGAGCGCGTGCTGGCAGGTCCGCTGGGCCGTACGCTGCTGTTCAAAATGGTAGCGAACAAAACCGAACAAAAAACCCACGGCAATTACCCGGCGGCAAAACGCATTCTTGAGGTTATCCATACCGGTCTGACGCAGGGCAGCAGCAGCGGCTATGCCGCAGAAGCCAAAGCCTTTGGCGAGCTGGCGATGACTCCGCAGTCCCGGGCGCTGCGCAGCCTTTTCTTTGCCACCACGGAGATGAAAAAAGATCCCGGCAGCGAGGCAGAGCCTGCGCCGCTCGACGCCATCGGCGTGCTGGGGGGCGGGCTGATGGGAGGCGGTATCGCCTTTGTGAGCGCCAGCAAAGGCAAATTACCGGTGCGGATCAAAGACATCAATCCAAAAGGGATCAACCACGCCCTGCAGTACAGCTGGCAGCTGCTTGATAAGAAGGTCAAGCGCCGCCATATCAAAGCCAGTGAGCGCGATCGCCAGCTGGCGCTGATCTCCGGGACCACCGATTACAGCGGCTTCCGCCATCGCGACGTAGTGATTGAGGCGGTATTTGAAGATCTGGCGCTGAAGCAGCAGATGGTGGCCGAAGTGGAAACGCACTGCGCGCCGCACACCATTTTTGCCTCCAACACCTCGTCGCTGCCGATTGGCGATATTGCGGCGCAGGCGGCGCGTCCTGAACAGGTGATCGGCCTGCATTTCTTTAGTCCGGTCGAGAAAATGCCGCTGGTGGAGGTGATCCCTCACGCCAGCACCAGCCCGCAGACCGTCGCCACCATTGTAAAACTGGCAAAAATGCAGGGCAAAACGCCGGTGGTAGTGGCCGATAAAGCCGGATTCTACGTCAACCGCATCCTGGCACCCTATATCAATGAAGCTATGCGCCTGCTGACCGAAGGGGAGAAGGTGGATCACATTGATAACGCGCTGGTGAAGTTTGGTTTCCCGGTCGGCCCGATCCAACTTTTGGATGAGGTGGGAATCGATACCGGCACTAAAATTATACCTGTGCTGGAAAGTGCTTACGGGGAACGATTTAGCGCCCCTGCAAACATTGTTTCTGCAATTTTGAATGACGATCGCAAAGGCAGAAAAAATGGACGCGGTTTCTATCTTTACGATCCAAAAGGGCGTAAAAGCAAGAAGCAGGTAGACCCGGCAATATATGGGCTTATTAAGCCCACCGGCGAGGGTAAACTCTCTGCCACACAGTGTGCAGAACGCTGCGTGATGATGATGCTCAACGAGGCGGCGCGCTGCTTTGGTGAGCAGGTGATTAGAAACGCGCGCGACGGCGATATTGGCGCGGTGTTTGGCATTGGTTTTCCACCTTTCCTGGGTGGCCCGTTCCGCTATATGGATAGCATTGGTGCGGGTGAAGTTGTTGCGATTTTACAACGACTGGCTGTGCAATATGGGCCGCGGTTTACACCGTGTGACACATTATTGCAGATGGCGGATCAGGGGCTGCGATTTTGGCCAGCAAAGGAAACTGACCCGGTAAATTAA
- the sixA gene encoding phosphohistidine phosphatase SixA translates to MQVFIMRHGDAALDAASDSVRPLTPCGCDESRQMATWLKGQKVDIERVLVSPFLRAEQTLEVVGECMNLPAGVDVLPELTPCGDVGLVSGYLQALSNEGVASALVISHLPLVGYLVSELCPGETPPMFSTSAIANVTLDEKGVGVFNWQMSPCNLKMAKAI, encoded by the coding sequence ATGCAAGTTTTTATCATGCGTCACGGTGACGCGGCACTCGATGCTGCCAGTGACTCTGTTCGTCCTCTGACGCCTTGCGGCTGTGACGAGTCCCGTCAAATGGCAACCTGGCTGAAAGGGCAAAAAGTGGATATTGAACGTGTCCTCGTCAGCCCGTTCCTGCGTGCTGAACAGACACTGGAAGTGGTAGGGGAGTGTATGAACCTGCCTGCCGGCGTCGATGTTCTGCCCGAGCTTACCCCCTGTGGCGATGTGGGGCTGGTCAGTGGCTATCTCCAGGCCCTGAGCAATGAAGGCGTTGCCTCTGCGCTGGTGATTTCCCATCTGCCGCTAGTCGGCTACCTGGTGTCCGAACTCTGCCCGGGTGAAACCCCGCCGATGTTCAGTACCTCTGCCATTGCCAACGTTACCCTCGATGAAAAGGGCGTCGGCGTGTTCAACTGGCAAATGAGTCCCTGCAATCTGAAGATGGCGAAAGCTATCTGA
- a CDS encoding YfcZ/YiiS family protein, whose protein sequence is MSKCSADETPVCCCMDVGTIVDNTDCTASYSRVFASRADAEETLAALTAKARGVESEPCDITSTFTEVDGGVRLDIDFVFSCEAESLIFQLGLR, encoded by the coding sequence ATGAGTAAATGCAGTGCTGATGAAACCCCGGTTTGCTGCTGTATGGATGTCGGTACCATCGTGGATAACACGGATTGCACCGCCTCTTACAGCCGTGTGTTCGCCAGTCGTGCCGACGCCGAAGAGACGCTGGCTGCACTGACCGCCAAAGCCCGCGGCGTTGAGTCTGAACCTTGCGATATTACCTCCACCTTCACCGAAGTGGACGGCGGAGTACGTCTGGACATCGATTTCGTATTCAGCTGCGAAGCGGAGTCCCTGATCTTCCAGCTCGGTCTGCGTTAA
- a CDS encoding flagellin N-terminal helical domain-containing protein codes for MLSLKTNLIALTIQGRSAKNTSALDQAIRNLSSGLRINSAKDNAANQAIANRMTSQQNALQQAQRNAGDGLSLVQTAESAMSEINNRLQRVRELTVQGLSESYTLLDADAIQAEINLNLKEIDRLNTAVDFNGINLLDGSAGTVGFQVGTRDNEKIFLDLSKNFSVDNIGLKDFVLRGISGTVSDINQVAGSASNIDLTSGNVSVTYSPSGTLNSPQLVRNASNNLYYIQDTGSDGKPVYYQATYSASWDTASGTGSVNISATNGTPVYSGVTQLNGRSIPSVNYLDTSGGALSNSPVPTLRESNGQYYIEQDDFYYPATLTYGATGAITAQMTSASGLLETDFAVIPAVATSTPNIDTTTAALTFNDASNNPVSGANARLLKSGSQYIMEVDDGSGHFSYYNASVSATTDGTTHSLVVTANNATSLNNFSDVTRVSGSSRVTMDPAKVNVRYTDADGNTSNDVLRLDADGNYYMDVVNGVETKRVTLVLPDDNSGQIMLKTQNGVGDLVLYYNASIGSSTDAATNYTTLNIAEVGNEIRLKNPVNPLAAIDNAIKQIDERRSTLGAVANRLESTQNLQGKMTVAVNASRSRIEDADYALEVTNMARAQMFQESMASLLTKANQTSQVVLSLLNDSMK; via the coding sequence ATGTTAAGCCTAAAAACGAATTTAATAGCGTTAACGATTCAGGGAAGATCCGCAAAAAATACGTCTGCCCTTGACCAGGCCATCCGCAATCTCTCCTCTGGCCTGCGGATCAACAGTGCGAAGGATAATGCGGCCAATCAGGCGATTGCTAACCGCATGACCAGCCAGCAGAATGCGCTGCAACAGGCGCAACGTAACGCCGGGGATGGATTATCTCTGGTGCAGACTGCCGAAAGCGCAATGAGTGAAATTAACAACCGATTGCAGCGCGTTCGTGAGCTCACGGTACAGGGGCTCAGTGAGTCATATACCCTGCTGGATGCCGATGCCATTCAGGCCGAAATCAATTTAAACCTGAAAGAGATAGATCGACTGAATACCGCTGTCGACTTCAACGGTATTAACCTCCTGGACGGCAGCGCGGGTACGGTCGGTTTTCAGGTTGGCACCCGTGATAATGAAAAGATCTTCCTCGATTTATCTAAAAATTTCAGCGTGGATAATATCGGCCTGAAAGATTTCGTGCTTCGCGGGATCAGCGGAACGGTTTCAGATATAAACCAGGTCGCGGGCAGCGCCAGTAATATCGATCTTACCAGCGGCAATGTCAGCGTCACGTATTCGCCGTCAGGCACCTTAAATTCGCCGCAGCTGGTGCGTAATGCTTCTAACAATCTCTATTACATTCAGGACACGGGAAGCGACGGCAAGCCGGTTTATTATCAGGCCACGTATAGTGCAAGCTGGGATACCGCCAGCGGAACCGGAAGCGTAAATATCAGCGCTACCAATGGAACGCCAGTCTACAGCGGCGTCACCCAGCTCAATGGGCGGTCGATTCCTTCCGTAAATTATCTCGACACCAGCGGCGGGGCATTAAGCAACAGCCCCGTGCCCACACTGCGAGAATCCAACGGCCAGTATTATATTGAGCAGGACGATTTCTATTATCCCGCCACGCTAACCTACGGTGCGACCGGTGCCATCACCGCGCAAATGACCAGTGCCAGTGGACTCCTGGAGACGGATTTTGCCGTTATTCCTGCAGTCGCAACATCGACACCCAATATAGATACCACTACCGCAGCGCTGACGTTTAACGATGCCAGTAATAATCCCGTTTCTGGCGCGAATGCCAGGCTGCTGAAATCGGGTAGCCAGTACATTATGGAAGTGGACGACGGCAGCGGTCATTTCAGCTATTACAATGCCTCGGTGTCGGCGACGACCGATGGCACAACCCATTCCCTTGTTGTCACGGCGAATAACGCTACCAGCCTGAATAATTTCTCTGACGTTACTCGCGTTAGTGGGTCATCACGCGTGACGATGGATCCTGCGAAGGTCAATGTCCGCTATACCGATGCTGACGGCAATACGTCGAACGATGTGCTGCGCCTGGATGCGGACGGCAACTACTACATGGATGTGGTAAATGGCGTGGAGACAAAAAGAGTCACCCTGGTTTTACCCGATGATAATTCAGGCCAGATCATGCTTAAGACGCAGAACGGCGTGGGCGATCTGGTGCTTTATTATAATGCGTCTATTGGATCATCCACGGATGCCGCAACCAACTACACCACTCTGAATATCGCTGAAGTCGGGAATGAAATACGGCTGAAAAACCCGGTTAATCCCCTGGCGGCGATCGACAATGCCATTAAGCAGATTGATGAAAGACGCAGTACGCTGGGTGCCGTGGCTAACCGTCTGGAGTCCACGCAAAATCTTCAGGGGAAAATGACTGTTGCCGTTAACGCTTCTCGCTCACGTATTGAAGACGCTGATTATGCGCTTGAAGTGACCAATATGGCGCGTGCGCAGATGTTCCAGGAGTCGATGGCGTCGTTATTGACGAAAGCCAATCAGACGTCGCAGGTGGTGTTGTCGTTACTGAATGATTCGATGAAGTAA
- the fadI gene encoding acetyl-CoA C-acyltransferase FadI, translating to MSQALPLITRQGDRIAIVSGLRTPFARQATAFHGIPAVDLGKMVVGELLARSEIPPEVIEQLVFGQVVQMPEAPNIAREIVLGTGMNVHTDAYSVSRACATSFQAVANVAESLITGTIRAGIAGGADSSSVLPIGVSKKLARVLVDVNKARTTGQRLSLFSRLRLRDLLPVPPAVAEYSTGLRMGDTAEQMAKTYGITREQQDALAHRSHQRAAQAWAEGKLAEEVMTAYTPPFREPLTEDNNIRGTSTLADYAKLRPAFDRKHGTVTAANSTPLTDGAAAVILMTESRAKELGLIPLGYLRSYAFTAIDVWQDMLLGPAWSTPLALERAGLTMADLTLIDMHEAFAAQTLANLQLLASDRFARDVLGRAQATGEVDESKFNVLGGSIAYGHPFAATGARMITQTLHELRRRGGGFGLVTACAAGGLGAAMVLEAE from the coding sequence ATGAGTCAGGCATTACCGCTAATCACCCGTCAGGGCGATCGCATTGCCATTGTCAGTGGATTACGTACGCCATTTGCCCGTCAGGCGACGGCGTTTCATGGCATACCTGCCGTCGATCTGGGAAAAATGGTGGTGGGGGAGTTGCTGGCTCGCAGCGAAATACCGCCGGAGGTGATTGAACAGCTGGTCTTCGGCCAGGTGGTACAGATGCCGGAAGCGCCCAACATCGCCCGTGAGATCGTGCTGGGCACCGGCATGAACGTCCATACCGACGCTTACAGCGTTAGCCGCGCCTGCGCCACCAGCTTTCAGGCGGTGGCGAACGTGGCAGAAAGCCTGATTACGGGCACCATTCGTGCCGGGATCGCCGGGGGGGCCGACTCCTCATCCGTATTACCGATTGGCGTCAGCAAAAAGCTCGCCCGCGTGCTGGTGGACGTCAACAAAGCCCGCACCACCGGACAGCGCTTATCCCTCTTCTCGCGCCTGCGGTTGCGCGATCTGCTTCCCGTCCCGCCTGCGGTCGCGGAATACTCCACCGGCCTGCGGATGGGCGATACCGCCGAACAGATGGCGAAAACCTACGGCATCACCCGCGAACAGCAGGATGCCCTGGCGCACCGCTCGCACCAGCGTGCGGCGCAGGCCTGGGCGGAAGGCAAGCTGGCGGAGGAGGTGATGACGGCCTACACCCCGCCATTCCGCGAGCCCTTAACCGAAGATAACAATATCCGCGGCACCTCGACGCTGGCGGATTACGCGAAACTACGTCCGGCATTCGACCGTAAGCACGGCACCGTCACTGCCGCCAACAGCACGCCATTAACCGATGGCGCGGCGGCGGTGATCCTGATGACCGAATCGCGGGCCAAAGAGTTGGGCCTGATTCCGCTCGGCTACCTGCGCAGCTATGCCTTTACCGCCATTGATGTCTGGCAGGACATGCTGCTCGGCCCGGCCTGGTCCACGCCGCTGGCGCTGGAGCGTGCCGGGCTGACGATGGCTGACCTGACGCTCATCGACATGCACGAAGCCTTCGCCGCCCAGACCCTGGCTAACCTGCAGCTGCTGGCAAGCGATCGCTTTGCCCGCGACGTGTTAGGCCGCGCCCAGGCTACAGGCGAGGTTGATGAAAGCAAATTTAACGTGCTGGGAGGCTCCATTGCCTACGGCCACCCCTTTGCGGCGACCGGGGCGAGGATGATCACCCAGACGCTGCACGAGTTGCGCCGTCGCGGCGGCGGTTTTGGCCTGGTGACCGCCTGCGCGGCGGGTGGACTGGGTGCCGCAATGGTTCTGGAGGCTGAATAA